The proteins below come from a single Pedobacter aquae genomic window:
- a CDS encoding deoxyhypusine synthase family protein produces the protein MSVQRGPISQFIERNYLHFNAAALMDAAKGYETHLDEGGKMMITLAGAMSTAELGISLAEMIRQDKVSIISCTGANLEEDIMNLVAHSHYKRVPHYRDLSPQDEWDLLENHYNRVTDTCIPEEEAFRRLQKHIHKIWKDADDAGERYFPHEFMYRMLLSGDLEEYYEIDPKNSWMLAAAEKNLPIVVPGWEDSTMGNIFASYVIKGEMKPTTMKSGIEYMAWLADWYVKNSEGKGIGFFQIGGGIAGDFPICVVPMLYQDMEMENIPFWSYFCQISDSTTSYGSYSGAVPNEKITWGKLDIDTPKFIVESDATIVAPLIFAWLLKQ, from the coding sequence ATGAGCGTACAAAGAGGACCTATATCACAATTTATAGAAAGAAATTACCTCCATTTTAACGCTGCAGCTTTAATGGATGCCGCAAAGGGTTATGAAACCCATTTAGATGAGGGAGGAAAGATGATGATTACCCTTGCTGGTGCTATGAGTACTGCAGAGCTTGGAATTTCTTTAGCAGAGATGATTCGTCAAGATAAAGTTTCTATTATTTCTTGTACCGGAGCTAATCTGGAAGAGGATATTATGAACTTGGTGGCACATTCTCATTATAAAAGAGTTCCTCATTACCGTGATTTAAGCCCTCAAGACGAGTGGGATTTACTTGAAAATCATTACAACCGTGTTACGGATACTTGTATCCCTGAGGAGGAAGCTTTCAGAAGACTACAAAAGCATATCCATAAAATCTGGAAAGATGCCGATGATGCCGGAGAGCGTTATTTCCCTCATGAATTTATGTACAGAATGTTATTGAGCGGAGATTTAGAGGAATATTATGAGATAGACCCTAAAAACTCTTGGATGTTGGCTGCTGCCGAGAAGAATTTACCTATCGTTGTACCAGGATGGGAAGACTCTACCATGGGTAATATTTTCGCTTCTTATGTAATTAAAGGAGAAATGAAGCCTACAACCATGAAAAGCGGTATCGAGTATATGGCTTGGTTGGCAGATTGGTATGTGAAAAACTCAGAAGGTAAAGGCATAGGCTTCTTCCAAATTGGTGGCGGTATTGCGGGTGATTTTCCTATTTGTGTAGTACCCATGCTTTATCAAGATATGGAAATGGAAAATATTCCTTTTTGGAGTTATTTCTGTCAAATATCAGACTCTACAACTTCTTACGGTTCTTATTCTGGTGCTGTTCCAAACGAAAAAATTACTTGGGGTAAATTAGATATAGATACACCTAAATTCATTGTAGAATCTGATGCAACCATTGTTGCACCTTTAATTTTTGCATGGCTTTTAAAACAATAA
- a CDS encoding cytochrome c3 family protein, which produces MRNFSSDFRRLVRSLMIVTAITLGTSGMVSGQGTPADSTQAAGAAAPAAGGAAVNGDPVAGEALYKANCTSCHAMNKRVLGPALAGVNQKYNDEAYLIKWIKNAPAMVASGDERAVKIYEEYNKAAMTPFPQFSDDDVRNILAYIQVEGDKKPEAAATGGAAAGAESADTGVSNFMIIGLVAVILIAFLVILVLNRVISTLERLLLNKGEAILAEEDEVEEEAKDKFAGLKRMAKNKKLVFFVVLGFVILLASFGTVEMWNTGVHTGYQPVQPIKFSHQLHAGTNQIDCQYCHSGAWKSKNATIPSLNVCMNCHKYVQATEKYDGEISPEIKKIYTALDYNPETQAYGDNPRPIEWVRIHNLPDLAYFNHSQHVKVAGIDCQKCHGPIETMEEVYQYSPLTMKWCINCHKETEVKHEGNAYYDKVIAAHDQIKKGEKVTAAVLGGLECGKCHY; this is translated from the coding sequence ATGAGAAACTTCTCATCTGATTTTAGAAGATTGGTAAGATCCCTTATGATAGTTACGGCTATCACTTTAGGTACTTCGGGTATGGTGTCTGGGCAAGGAACTCCTGCAGATTCTACACAAGCAGCTGGTGCAGCAGCGCCTGCGGCAGGTGGAGCAGCTGTAAATGGTGATCCTGTGGCTGGTGAAGCACTCTACAAAGCTAACTGTACTTCTTGTCACGCTATGAACAAGCGTGTACTTGGTCCGGCTTTAGCAGGTGTAAACCAAAAGTACAACGATGAAGCCTATTTAATTAAGTGGATCAAAAACGCTCCGGCCATGGTGGCTTCAGGAGACGAAAGAGCTGTTAAAATTTACGAAGAGTACAATAAAGCAGCAATGACTCCATTCCCTCAGTTTTCTGACGATGACGTTAGAAACATCTTAGCTTACATTCAAGTTGAGGGAGATAAAAAACCAGAAGCTGCCGCTACAGGTGGTGCTGCTGCTGGTGCAGAAAGTGCTGACACTGGTGTGAGCAACTTTATGATTATCGGATTAGTTGCTGTCATCTTAATTGCATTCTTAGTTATTTTAGTGCTTAACCGTGTAATTTCAACTTTAGAGCGTCTTTTATTAAATAAAGGCGAGGCTATTTTAGCAGAAGAAGACGAAGTTGAAGAAGAGGCAAAAGATAAGTTTGCTGGTTTAAAGAGAATGGCTAAAAACAAGAAACTAGTTTTCTTTGTGGTTTTAGGCTTCGTAATTTTATTAGCTTCTTTTGGTACGGTAGAAATGTGGAACACAGGTGTTCATACAGGTTACCAACCAGTACAGCCAATTAAATTCTCTCACCAGTTACATGCTGGTACAAATCAAATTGATTGTCAGTATTGCCACTCTGGAGCTTGGAAGTCTAAAAATGCTACCATTCCATCACTTAACGTTTGTATGAATTGCCACAAATACGTACAAGCTACTGAAAAGTATGATGGAGAAATTTCACCAGAAATTAAGAAAATTTATACCGCTTTGGATTATAATCCAGAAACTCAGGCTTATGGAGATAATCCTCGTCCTATAGAGTGGGTTAGAATTCATAACCTTCCAGATTTAGCTTACTTTAACCACTCTCAACACGTGAAGGTTGCTGGCATTGATTGTCAGAAATGTCACGGTCCAATAGAGACCATGGAAGAAGTTTATCAGTATTCTCCTTTAACCATGAAATGGTGTATTAACTGTCATAAAGAAACTGAGGTTAAACATGAAGGAAACGCTTACTATGATAAGGTAATTGCTGCTCATGATCAAATCAAGAAAGGCGAGAAAGTTACTGCAGCAGTTCTAGGTGGTTTAGAGTGCGGTAAGTGTCACTATTAA